Proteins encoded by one window of Bauldia sp.:
- a CDS encoding TadE/TadG family type IV pilus assembly protein codes for MALFNRFLRDQRANVATLFAVAIIPLIGSVGMAIDYSRFAQERTRLGDALDAAVLAVGSQPKMSDTQAFDTVNGWIAAHMKSDPYVLDSVVQNGEGVTGKAHVDVPMTLSHVLGVDHLTADVVSQVERTLGKVELVMVLDNTGSMAGTKIATLITAANKLVDSLSAAAKDPASLRIGLVPFSQTVSVGPTYQNAPWLDAAGKSASAKSLFLGQTVNRFDLFKKLGKTWGGCVETRAMPYEATETYDTGVPDSLYVPYFAPDEPGNRGVAPYSNSYINDTAVAAIAKSLNVAILKKDEWKYQQGDVLKYAAGGAQQTGKTSFGYQYGPNSGCEIAPLQRLTSDTGAVKKAINAMIAQGNTDIPAGLEWGWNVLSPTGPFADGKPYGDGEWTKVVVLMTDGNNENNEGNSNDQSYYSGAGYIWQGRMGVTAADKPTRTKLRDDRLAALCANIKGAGKTDPRDTDNVTIYTIRVEVKNGSSQVLQKCASDAKKFYDVQNVNQLVSVFQDIGGSIQKLRIAM; via the coding sequence ATGGCGTTGTTCAACCGATTCCTGCGCGACCAGCGCGCCAACGTGGCGACGCTGTTCGCCGTCGCGATCATCCCGCTCATCGGCTCGGTCGGCATGGCCATCGACTACAGCCGGTTTGCCCAGGAGCGTACCCGATTGGGCGACGCCCTCGACGCCGCCGTCCTCGCGGTGGGCAGCCAGCCCAAGATGAGCGACACCCAGGCCTTCGACACCGTCAACGGCTGGATCGCCGCGCACATGAAATCCGATCCCTACGTGCTCGATTCGGTGGTGCAGAACGGCGAGGGGGTCACCGGCAAGGCCCATGTCGACGTACCGATGACGCTGTCGCACGTCCTCGGCGTCGACCACCTGACCGCCGACGTTGTCAGTCAGGTGGAGCGCACGCTCGGCAAGGTCGAGCTGGTGATGGTGCTCGACAACACCGGCTCGATGGCCGGCACCAAGATCGCGACGCTGATCACCGCCGCCAACAAGCTGGTCGACTCGCTCTCCGCCGCCGCCAAGGACCCGGCCAGCCTGCGCATCGGCCTCGTGCCGTTCTCGCAGACCGTCAGCGTCGGCCCGACCTATCAGAACGCCCCGTGGCTCGACGCCGCCGGCAAGTCCGCTTCGGCGAAGAGCCTGTTCCTCGGCCAGACGGTCAACCGCTTCGATCTGTTCAAGAAGCTCGGCAAGACCTGGGGCGGCTGCGTCGAGACGCGCGCCATGCCCTACGAGGCGACCGAGACCTACGACACCGGGGTTCCCGACTCGCTCTACGTGCCGTACTTCGCGCCCGACGAGCCCGGCAACCGCGGCGTCGCGCCCTACAGCAATAGCTACATCAACGACACCGCCGTTGCCGCGATCGCCAAGTCGCTGAATGTCGCGATCCTCAAGAAAGACGAATGGAAGTACCAGCAGGGCGACGTCCTGAAATACGCCGCCGGCGGCGCGCAGCAGACCGGCAAGACCAGCTTCGGCTACCAGTACGGCCCGAACTCCGGCTGCGAGATCGCGCCGCTCCAGCGCCTGACCTCCGACACCGGCGCGGTCAAGAAGGCGATCAACGCCATGATCGCGCAGGGCAACACCGACATTCCCGCCGGCCTCGAGTGGGGCTGGAACGTGCTGTCGCCGACCGGTCCCTTCGCCGACGGCAAGCCCTACGGCGACGGCGAGTGGACCAAGGTCGTCGTGCTGATGACCGACGGCAACAACGAGAACAACGAAGGCAACTCGAACGACCAGTCCTATTACTCGGGCGCCGGCTACATCTGGCAGGGCCGTATGGGCGTGACGGCGGCCGACAAGCCGACGCGCACCAAGCTCCGCGACGACCGCCTCGCCGCGCTCTGCGCCAACATCAAGGGCGCCGGCAAGACCGACCCGCGAGACACGGACAACGTCACGATCTACACGATCCGCGTCGAGGTGAAGAACGGCTCGAGCCAGGTGCTGCAGAAGTGCGCCAGCGACGCGAAGAAGTTCTACGACGTCCAGAACGTCAACCAGCTCGTCTCGGTCTTCCAGGACATCGGCGGCTCGATCCAGAAGCTGCGCATCGCGATGTAG
- a CDS encoding metalloregulator ArsR/SmtB family transcription factor, which yields MVQYLQPRLDASFAALSDATRRGVLEQLGRQDASITDLAEKFHMTLTGMKKHVGVLEQAGLVTTEKIGRVRTCRLGLRRLEEEVEWIERYRQLWAARFDELDKVVEEMTRKEKVDGRKKRR from the coding sequence ATGGTTCAGTATTTGCAACCCCGCCTGGATGCCTCGTTCGCCGCGCTTTCGGACGCCACCCGACGCGGCGTTCTGGAACAGCTTGGGCGTCAAGACGCTTCAATCACGGACCTCGCCGAAAAATTCCACATGACCCTGACGGGCATGAAGAAGCATGTCGGCGTGCTGGAACAGGCGGGGCTGGTCACGACCGAGAAGATCGGGCGCGTGCGGACCTGCAGGCTCGGCCTGCGGCGGCTCGAGGAAGAGGTGGAGTGGATCGAGAGGTATCGCCAGCTCTGGGCCGCGCGCTTTGACGAACTGGACAAGGTTGTCGAGGAAATGACACGGAAGGAGAAGGTCGATGGACGCAAGAAAAGAAGGTGA
- a CDS encoding EF-hand domain-containing protein: MSPKLLFAAAAAFAASAASLPAIAAPGDAAPQSRPAPLRAQIMFNLIDTNGDGAIDATEAAALQKAIFGALDANKDGKLTPDEFRKVAADFGGRDGGQRFGRPGVRGPGIFHPGFPRPGFHRPGPDGQRQGALPGDQQGGPRDQLGQNDAAQPGDDATPPQPRNFASLDKNGDGVVTADEFTAGALPMPGVDQTK, from the coding sequence ATGTCCCCCAAGCTTTTGTTCGCGGCCGCGGCCGCTTTTGCAGCGAGCGCTGCCTCGCTTCCGGCGATCGCGGCCCCCGGCGATGCCGCGCCGCAGTCGCGCCCGGCGCCGCTGCGCGCGCAGATCATGTTCAACCTGATCGACACCAACGGCGACGGCGCCATCGACGCGACCGAAGCCGCGGCGCTGCAGAAGGCGATCTTCGGCGCACTCGACGCCAACAAGGACGGCAAGCTGACGCCGGACGAATTCCGCAAGGTCGCCGCCGACTTCGGCGGGCGTGACGGCGGCCAGCGCTTCGGCCGGCCGGGCGTGCGCGGTCCGGGCATATTCCACCCCGGCTTCCCGCGTCCGGGCTTCCATCGCCCCGGACCCGACGGCCAGCGCCAGGGCGCCCTGCCCGGCGACCAGCAGGGCGGTCCGCGGGACCAGCTCGGCCAGAACGACGCCGCCCAGCCGGGCGACGACGCGACGCCGCCGCAGCCGCGCAACTTCGCCAGCCTCGACAAGAATGGCGACGGCGTCGTGACGGCGGACGAGTTCACCGCCGGCGCGCTGCCGATGCCGGGTGTCGACCAGACCAAGTAA
- a CDS encoding SRPBCC family protein: protein MDARKEGEPASAKNRTTVERKSDREMVVRRTFNGPARIVFQAWTKPELFRRWWTPKSLGTTLLACEMDVRAGGGYRLEFGREGSDQSMAFFGKYVEVTPPSRLVWTNDEGGDGGSVTTVTFEEKGGKTLLVVHELYPSKEALDASGGAADAMPEQFEQLDALLVDLGAGV, encoded by the coding sequence ATGGACGCAAGAAAAGAAGGTGAGCCCGCCTCTGCCAAGAACCGCACGACGGTGGAACGAAAGTCCGATCGTGAGATGGTGGTGAGGCGGACGTTCAATGGCCCGGCGCGCATCGTGTTCCAGGCGTGGACCAAGCCCGAACTGTTCAGGCGGTGGTGGACGCCGAAGTCGCTAGGCACGACGCTGCTTGCCTGCGAAATGGATGTTCGGGCCGGCGGCGGCTATCGGCTGGAGTTCGGCCGTGAGGGTTCAGATCAATCCATGGCGTTCTTCGGCAAGTACGTCGAAGTGACGCCGCCCTCGCGCCTCGTCTGGACCAACGACGAAGGTGGCGACGGAGGGTCCGTCACCACCGTGACCTTCGAGGAAAAAGGCGGCAAGACGCTGCTGGTCGTGCACGAACTCTATCCCTCGAAGGAAGCTCTCGACGCGTCCGGCGGGGCGGCGGATGCGATGCCCGAGCAGTTCGAGCAGTTGGACGCTTTGCTTGTTGATCTGGGTGCGGGCGTCTGA
- a CDS encoding sigma-70 family RNA polymerase sigma factor, protein MSFALAPAAMRPMMVPPADAGAHDGIATGGPSLTIASAAEESDEALALRVAAGDQRALREIVRRHGGRLRALAHRFTGGASEADDIVQETFLSFWKAAQRWQPGGPPLGAYLTRIAVNRAIDSERRRRVRRFFGLEDAATVSDPASTAEQRLAGKDQLAAVARHIATLPARQRAAILLAADSERSNAEIGEAMGLSVGAVEQLLVRARRTLRMRLAENDLEYESLGE, encoded by the coding sequence GTGAGCTTCGCGCTTGCCCCGGCCGCAATGCGGCCCATGATGGTGCCGCCGGCCGATGCCGGTGCTCATGACGGCATTGCGACCGGCGGACCATCTTTGACGATTGCGAGCGCGGCAGAGGAATCGGACGAGGCGCTGGCGCTGCGTGTTGCCGCCGGCGACCAGCGCGCGCTGCGCGAGATCGTACGGCGCCACGGCGGCAGGCTACGCGCGCTGGCGCATCGCTTCACCGGCGGCGCGTCGGAGGCCGACGACATCGTGCAGGAGACGTTCCTGTCGTTCTGGAAGGCGGCGCAGCGCTGGCAGCCGGGCGGACCGCCGCTCGGCGCGTACCTGACGCGAATCGCCGTCAATCGCGCGATCGATAGCGAGCGGCGGCGGCGGGTGCGGCGATTTTTCGGGCTGGAAGATGCCGCGACGGTGTCCGATCCGGCGAGCACGGCCGAGCAGCGCTTAGCCGGCAAAGATCAACTTGCGGCGGTAGCACGGCACATTGCAACGCTGCCGGCGCGGCAGCGGGCGGCGATTCTGCTGGCGGCGGATAGTGAGCGGTCTAATGCCGAAATCGGTGAAGCCATGGGGCTTTCCGTCGGCGCCGTAGAACAATTGCTCGTCCGGGCGCGGCGAACGTTACGAATGCGACTTGCCGAAAACGATCTGGAATACGAAAGTCTGGGTGAATGA
- a CDS encoding periplasmic heavy metal sensor: MIIRGPLAVVLLLALLVSIAVNLTIAGFAFAHFAGPRPGGEVERIVAIGIRAFPPEIQKAIADGSKAKRDEMKAKLDAVQDARRRMFDAMRADPFDPAALDAAYADLRARTTDLQLVGQGVVADALAHAPADVRARIRPPPPSRGP, encoded by the coding sequence TTGATAATTCGCGGCCCGCTCGCGGTCGTGTTGCTGCTGGCACTTCTGGTTTCGATCGCAGTCAACCTCACGATCGCCGGTTTCGCCTTCGCGCACTTCGCCGGTCCGCGGCCGGGCGGCGAGGTCGAGCGCATCGTCGCGATCGGCATCCGCGCCTTCCCGCCGGAGATCCAGAAGGCGATCGCCGACGGCTCGAAGGCCAAGCGCGACGAGATGAAGGCGAAGCTCGACGCCGTGCAGGACGCGCGGCGGCGGATGTTCGACGCGATGCGCGCCGATCCGTTCGACCCGGCGGCGCTCGATGCCGCCTATGCCGATCTGCGGGCGCGGACGACGGACCTGCAGCTTGTCGGGCAAGGCGTCGTCGCCGACGCGCTGGCGCATGCGCCAGCCGACGTGCGGGCGCGGATCAGGCCGCCACCTCCGTCGCGCGGGCCGTAA
- a CDS encoding AsmA family protein codes for MKRLAIILAVIIAVAAIAVAAAPFVIPSEFLKQRVAERIAALTGRTVTLSGATTLSIYPHVAIGVDGLAIANPDGMGDDAVIQAPRLDTRLRLLPLLFGRVEFDEFQLTNPVIHLVVDNEGRRNWTLAGSAVAARAMATPPRSNDPLAIALDLQVGHLIVSNGTLLYDNLASDTREQMTEVDLDIDWPSVSATASGRGKMMWRGEPMEFTGLIAAPLQLMRGGTSAARFALASTPLRASFSGRATDNDGTIHLDGDGSVSTPSMRRTIEWLGTPMGTGPILGAASVRGTVAIAGPSIDFTAASLELDGNSAEGSLGVSFAGVRPAIAGRLTTQRLDLSAYAEAIRADLLTTGSWLIAPARMPFAEAVDAEVSFTMGQVTMGATEIGDTWATVSIKDGNVDAQLQGANFYAGQIGAHLRMASAGGVLSADAHLDIKGVPATPALANLAGVTALDGNVTGALDLNASGRGWGEFVNSVAGKGRLAIGEGKLSGVDLAAVADQLDNPFAGPIVAGRGETRFRQVDADFAVASGALSTSNLFMEGDDFRLALSGQGSLLSGATEARATLTNATETIPLSIAGTWRQPAIARASLRPAPETPAAPGGG; via the coding sequence TTGAAGCGGCTTGCCATCATCCTGGCGGTGATCATTGCCGTCGCGGCGATTGCCGTGGCGGCGGCGCCGTTCGTCATCCCGTCCGAGTTCCTCAAGCAGCGGGTGGCCGAGCGGATCGCGGCGCTGACCGGGCGAACGGTCACGCTCTCCGGCGCCACAACCCTCTCCATCTATCCGCATGTCGCGATCGGGGTCGACGGGCTGGCAATCGCCAACCCCGACGGCATGGGCGACGACGCCGTGATCCAGGCGCCGCGGCTCGATACGCGTCTGCGGCTGCTGCCGCTGCTCTTCGGACGGGTCGAGTTCGACGAGTTCCAGTTGACCAATCCGGTGATCCATCTGGTCGTCGACAACGAGGGGCGGCGGAACTGGACGCTTGCCGGCAGCGCCGTCGCGGCGCGGGCGATGGCGACGCCGCCGCGGTCGAACGATCCGCTGGCCATCGCCCTCGATCTGCAGGTCGGGCATCTCATCGTCAGCAACGGCACGCTGCTCTACGACAACCTCGCCTCGGACACGCGCGAGCAGATGACCGAGGTGGATCTCGACATCGACTGGCCGAGCGTCAGCGCGACGGCATCCGGGCGCGGCAAGATGATGTGGCGCGGCGAGCCGATGGAGTTCACCGGGCTCATCGCGGCGCCGCTGCAACTGATGCGCGGCGGCACGTCGGCAGCGCGCTTCGCGCTGGCCTCGACGCCGCTGCGCGCGTCGTTCTCAGGCCGCGCCACCGACAACGACGGCACCATCCATCTCGACGGCGACGGCTCGGTGTCGACGCCGTCGATGCGGCGCACCATCGAGTGGCTGGGGACGCCGATGGGGACCGGGCCGATACTGGGCGCCGCCTCGGTGCGCGGCACGGTCGCGATCGCCGGGCCGAGCATCGATTTCACCGCGGCCAGCCTGGAGCTCGACGGCAACAGCGCGGAGGGCTCGCTCGGCGTTTCGTTCGCCGGCGTGCGCCCGGCGATCGCCGGGCGGCTGACGACGCAGCGGCTCGACCTTTCCGCGTACGCCGAGGCGATCCGCGCCGACCTGCTGACGACGGGATCGTGGCTGATCGCGCCGGCGCGAATGCCGTTCGCCGAGGCGGTGGACGCCGAGGTCAGCTTCACGATGGGCCAGGTGACGATGGGGGCGACCGAGATCGGCGACACGTGGGCGACGGTCTCGATCAAGGACGGCAATGTCGATGCGCAGTTGCAGGGCGCGAATTTCTACGCCGGGCAGATCGGCGCTCATCTCAGGATGGCGAGCGCCGGCGGCGTGCTGTCGGCCGACGCGCATCTCGACATCAAAGGCGTGCCGGCGACGCCGGCGCTCGCCAATCTAGCCGGCGTCACGGCGCTCGACGGCAACGTCACCGGGGCGCTCGACCTCAACGCGTCCGGGCGCGGCTGGGGCGAATTTGTCAACAGCGTCGCCGGCAAAGGTCGGCTCGCGATCGGCGAAGGCAAGCTTTCCGGCGTCGATCTCGCCGCGGTGGCGGACCAGCTCGACAATCCGTTTGCCGGGCCGATCGTGGCGGGGCGCGGCGAGACGCGCTTTCGTCAGGTCGACGCCGACTTCGCGGTGGCGAGCGGCGCGCTCAGCACGAGCAACCTGTTCATGGAGGGCGACGATTTCCGCCTGGCGCTCTCCGGGCAAGGCTCGCTGCTTTCCGGCGCGACCGAAGCGCGGGCGACGCTGACCAACGCGACCGAGACGATCCCGCTCTCCATCGCCGGCACGTGGCGGCAGCCGGCGATCGCGCGGGCATCGCTGCGCCCTGCCCCGGAAACGCCGGCGGCGCCGGGCGGCGGATGA
- a CDS encoding acetoacetate--CoA ligase, which yields MRPDEPLWRPAPAVVAKLPLTAFAAEAAKRAGRALPGYAALHAWSVDDRAGFWDLVWDFAGVIGDKGERRLVDGDKMPGAQFFPDAKLNYAENCLRRRDESEAIVFRGEDGLTRRLSWRQLHEQVSRLQQSLANAGVGAGDRVAAYLPNIPEAIVAMLATASLGAVWSSASPDFGVDGVVDRFGQIQPKVFIAVDGYRYAGKEIDLADKVRAIVPRLGGVTRTIVVPLLGRADALAAALPEALTWENALAPFAPKPVAFTRLPFAHPLFILFSSGTTGIPKCIVHSAGGTLLQHLKEHRLHSSIGEGDRVFYFTTLGWMMWNWLATALASGATLMLYDGSPFHPGPETLFQYAADEQCTFFGTSAKYIDAVKKENYRPADRHDLAKLRTIASTGSPLAAESFDFVYDAIKRDVHLASISGGTDIVSCFVLGVPTLPVWRGEIQGPGLGMAIDVYDSDGRPIHGDKGELVCTRSFPSMPVSFWNDADGAKYRAAYFERFPGIWCHGDFAEWTSHGGIVIHGRSDATLNPGGVRIGTGEIYRQVEQIPEVVEALAIGQDFGGDVRIVLFVRLAAGAILDAALLGRIKTKIRTGASPRHVPAKVIAVADIPRTKSGKIVELAVREVVHGRPVKNVEALANPSALEHFRNLTALAD from the coding sequence ATGAGACCGGACGAACCCCTGTGGCGCCCCGCGCCCGCTGTCGTGGCGAAACTTCCGCTGACGGCGTTTGCCGCCGAGGCGGCGAAACGCGCCGGCCGCGCCTTGCCCGGCTATGCCGCCCTCCACGCCTGGTCGGTGGACGACCGGGCAGGGTTCTGGGACCTCGTCTGGGATTTCGCCGGCGTCATCGGCGACAAGGGCGAGCGCCGCCTAGTCGATGGCGACAAGATGCCCGGCGCGCAATTCTTCCCCGACGCCAAGCTGAACTACGCCGAGAATTGCCTGCGCCGCCGCGACGAGAGCGAGGCGATCGTCTTCCGCGGCGAGGACGGCCTCACCCGCCGCCTGTCGTGGCGCCAGCTTCATGAGCAGGTGTCGCGCCTGCAGCAGTCGCTGGCCAACGCCGGCGTTGGCGCCGGCGACCGCGTCGCCGCCTACCTGCCCAACATCCCGGAAGCCATCGTCGCGATGCTGGCGACCGCCTCGCTCGGCGCCGTCTGGTCGTCGGCCTCGCCCGATTTCGGCGTCGATGGCGTCGTCGATCGCTTTGGCCAAATCCAGCCGAAAGTTTTCATCGCCGTCGATGGCTACCGCTATGCCGGCAAGGAGATCGACCTCGCCGACAAGGTCCGCGCCATCGTCCCGAGGTTAGGCGGCGTGACCCGCACCATCGTCGTGCCGCTGCTCGGCCGCGCCGATGCGCTCGCCGCCGCGCTGCCCGAGGCGCTGACCTGGGAGAATGCGCTGGCGCCGTTCGCGCCGAAGCCCGTCGCCTTCACGCGCCTGCCGTTTGCGCATCCGCTGTTCATCCTGTTCTCGTCAGGCACCACCGGCATCCCGAAGTGCATCGTCCACTCCGCCGGCGGCACGCTGCTCCAGCACCTCAAGGAGCACCGCCTGCATTCTTCGATCGGGGAAGGCGACCGCGTCTTCTATTTCACGACCCTCGGCTGGATGATGTGGAACTGGCTGGCGACGGCGCTGGCCTCCGGCGCCACCCTGATGCTCTACGACGGCTCGCCCTTCCACCCCGGCCCCGAGACGCTGTTCCAGTACGCCGCCGACGAGCAGTGCACCTTCTTCGGCACCTCGGCGAAATACATCGACGCGGTGAAGAAGGAGAACTACCGCCCGGCCGATCGCCACGACCTGGCGAAGCTGCGCACCATCGCCTCGACCGGCTCGCCGCTCGCCGCCGAGAGTTTCGATTTCGTCTACGACGCCATCAAGCGCGACGTGCATCTCGCCTCGATCTCGGGCGGCACCGACATCGTCTCCTGCTTCGTCCTCGGCGTCCCGACGCTGCCGGTGTGGCGCGGCGAGATCCAGGGTCCGGGTCTCGGCATGGCCATCGACGTCTACGACAGCGACGGCAGGCCGATCCACGGCGACAAGGGCGAGCTGGTCTGCACGCGGAGCTTCCCGTCGATGCCGGTGTCCTTCTGGAACGACGCCGACGGCGCCAAGTACCGCGCCGCCTACTTCGAACGCTTCCCCGGCATCTGGTGCCATGGCGACTTCGCCGAATGGACGTCGCACGGCGGCATCGTCATCCACGGCCGCTCCGACGCGACGCTGAATCCCGGCGGCGTCCGCATCGGCACCGGCGAGATCTATCGCCAGGTCGAGCAGATTCCCGAGGTCGTCGAGGCGCTGGCCATCGGCCAGGATTTCGGCGGCGACGTGCGCATCGTGCTGTTCGTGCGTCTGGCGGCGGGCGCCATCCTCGACGCCGCGCTGCTCGGCAGGATCAAGACCAAGATCCGCACCGGCGCCAGCCCGCGGCACGTGCCGGCCAAGGTCATCGCCGTCGCCGATATCCCGCGCACCAAGTCCGGCAAGATCGTCGAACTGGCGGTGCGCGAGGTCGTCCACGGCCGCCCGGTGAAGAACGTCGAGGCGCTCGCCAACCCCTCGGCGCTCGAGCATTTCCGCAACCTCACGGCGCTCGCCGATTAG